A stretch of the Panicum virgatum strain AP13 chromosome 9N, P.virgatum_v5, whole genome shotgun sequence genome encodes the following:
- the LOC120689607 gene encoding general negative regulator of transcription subunit 3-like isoform X3, translating into MGASRKLQGEIDRVLKKVQEGVDVFDSIWNKVYDTENANQKEKFEADLKKEIKKLQRYRDQIKTWIQSSEIKDKKVSASYEQALMDARKQIEREMERFKVCEKETKTKAFSKEGLGQQPKTDPKEKAKAETRDWLNNVVSDLESQIDNFEAEVEGLSIKKGKQRPPRLVHLEKSITRHKAHIKKLESILRLLDNDELSPEQVNDVKDFLEDYVERNQEDFDEFSDVEDLYSTLPKEKVEALEDMVSLAPSSLVKGVASVSTSAVLSTKSSVATSSTQPTVSTSSQSTSQDQTEETVSQESNSESTPQTPPSKGGNLGPSVPVVPIAVSTGSVAASVPAETINSPVRPTVPTTAAAILSSATPRSAPESMPAVTSIPANLSSTLKDDDGMSFPPRRPSPAITEIGIGRGIARGLTSQTLGTAPISNVPVPGNGSLVSPLGNKVQPQQVPRTNDAISSDSASTNENPIIGGRVFSPPVVSGAQWRPQTAGAFQNQSETSQFRGRPEISADQREKYLQRYHQVQQQQGNLLNVSNIAGINQKQFPTQQPNPLLQQFNSQSSSISSQVNLGLGAQISDGGHVKSEEQQQSLAEDVGVESAATTGANKQTSEDDTKIPYPNPSAPAAENSQLPRETDLSPGQPLQPGMSSSGVGVIGRRSILDLGAIGDNLTGTSASSGHDQLYNLQMLEAAFHKLPQPKDSERAKNYVPRHPAVTPASYPQIQAPIVSNPTFWERIGSDTLATDMLFFAFYYQQNTYQQYLAAKELKKQSWRFHRRYNTWFQRHVEPQVTTDEYERGSYVYFDFHVTDDGSGWCQRIKNDFTFEYNYLEDELSVQTN; encoded by the exons ATGGGCGCCAGTCGGAAGCTGCAGGGCGAGATCGACCGTGTCCTCAAGAAGGTCCAGGAGGGTGTCGACGTCTTCGACAGCATCTGGAACAAG GTCTACGACACCGAGAATGCGAACCAGAAGGAGAAGTTCGAGGCGGACCTCAAGAAGGAGATCAAGAAGTTGCAGCGGTACCGGGACCAGATCAAGACGTGGATCCAATCCAGCGAGATCAAGGACAAGAAG GTTAGTGCCTCTTATGAGCAGGCTCTGATGGATGCCCGGAAGCAGATTGAACGAGAGATGGAACGGTTTAAAGTTTGTGAAAAGGAAACAAAAACCAAGGCCTTCTCAAAAGAAGGGTTAGGTCAGCAACCAAAAACT GATCCCAAAGAGAAGGCCAAAGCTGAAACGAGGGACTGGCTTAATAATGTG GTTAGTGATTTGGAAAGCCAGATTGATAACTTTGAAGCAGAGGTTGAAGGGCTTTCaattaaaaaaggaaaacaaagacCGCCTCGACTT GTACATTTAGAGAAGTCTATTACGCGACACAAAGCTCATATAAAGAAATTGGAGTCAATCTTGAGACTTTTGGATAACGATGAGTTGAGTCCTGAGCAAGTCAATGATGTTAAAGATTTTCTTGAAGACTATGTGGAACGTAATCag GAAGACTTTGATGAATTCAGTGATGTTGAGGATCTCTATAGCACATTGCCTAAGGAGAAGGTTGAAGCACTTGAAGACATGGTTTCACTTGCTCCTTCCAGTCTTGTGAAG GGTGTTGCTTCTGTTTCGACTAGTGCAGTTTTGAGCACGAAGAGTTCAGTTGCAACTTCATCGACTCAG CCTACTGTATCAACTTCTTCACaaagtacatcacaagatcaaaCAGAGGAGACGGTTTCACAAGAAAGTAATTCTGAATCTACACCACAAACACCACCTTCAAAAGGTGGAAATCTTGGACCTTCAGTGCCAGTTGTGCCCATTGCTGTCAGTACTGGTAGTGTGGCTGCTTCTGTCCCTGCAGAAACAATTAATTCCCCTGTGCGGCCTACTGTTCCTACCACAGCGGCTGCAATACTTTCTTCAGCTACTCCACGAAGTGCTCCAGAGAGTATGCCTGCTGTAACCTCAATTCCTGCTAACTTATCTAGCACCTTGAAGGATGATGACGGCATGAGTTTTCCTCCACGAAGACCATCTCCTGCCATTACTGAAATTGGAATTGGCAGGGGCATAGCTCGTGGACTAACTAGTCAGACGTTAGGTACAGCTCCCATAAGTAATGTTCCAGTTCCAGGGAATGGATCG TTGGTTTCGCCTCTTGGTAATAAAGTTCAACCACAGCAAGTTCCTAGGACTAATGATGCAATTAGCTCTGACTCTGCTAGTACAAATGAAAACCCTATTATTGGAGGAAGAGTGTTTTCTCCTCCAGTTGTTTCTGGTGCTCAATGGAGGCCCCAAACTGCTGGTGCATTTCAAAATCAAAGTGAAACT AGTCAATTTCGTGGAAGGCCTGAGATTTCTGCTGACCAAAGGGAGAAATACCTACAAAGATATCATCAAGTACAGCAGCAGCAAGGCAACCTTCTTAATGTTTCTAATATAGCTGGCATAAATCAGAAGCAATTTCCTACACAGCAGCCAAATCCTCTTCTGCAACAG TTTAACTCACAGAGTTCCTCTATATCCTCCCAAGTGAATCTCGGGCTTGGAGCTCAAATATCAG ATGGTGGGCATGTAAAAAGTGAAGAACAACAACAAAGTTTGGCTGAAGATGTTGGTGTTGAATCTGCTGCAACAACTGGAGCAAATAAACAAACAAGCGAAGATGACACAAAGATTCCTTATCCG AATCCTTCAGCACCTGCAGCTGAAAACAGCCAGCTGCCTAGGGAAACTGATCTATCACCTGGGCAGCCTTTGCAACCTGGAATGTCATCATCTGGTGTTGGTGTTATTGGGCGAAGAAGTATACTGGATCTTGGTGCAATCGGGGATAACCTCACTGGAACCTCTGCAAGTTCTGGTCACGATCAACTTTATAATTTGCAAATGCTTGAAGCTGCATTCCATAAGCTTCCACAACCCAAGGACTCGGAGCGTGCTAAAAATTATGTTCCG CGGCATCCTGCAGTCACCCCTGCTAGCTACCCCCAAATTCAGGCACCGATTGTATCAAATCCTACCTTTTGGGAAAGAATTGGTAGTGACACTTTGGCTACGGATATGCTGTTCTTTGCGTTCTACTATCAACAG AACACATACCAACAATACTTGGCTGCTAAAGAATTGAAGAAGCAATCATGGAGATTTCATAGGAGGTATAACACTTGGTTCCAGCGGCATGTGGAGCCACAAGTTACGACTGATGAGTATGAGCGAGGCTCCTATGTGTACTTTGATTTTCATGTCACCGATGATGGCTCAGGATG GTGCCAAAGAATCAAGAATGACTTCACATTTGAGTACAACTACCTTGAGGATGAGCTGTCAGTACAGACAAACTAG
- the LOC120689607 gene encoding general negative regulator of transcription subunit 3-like isoform X1, whose translation MGASRKLQGEIDRVLKKVQEGVDVFDSIWNKVYDTENANQKEKFEADLKKEIKKLQRYRDQIKTWIQSSEIKDKKVSASYEQALMDARKQIEREMERFKVCEKETKTKAFSKEGLGQQPKTDPKEKAKAETRDWLNNVVSDLESQIDNFEAEVEGLSIKKGKQRPPRLVHLEKSITRHKAHIKKLESILRLLDNDELSPEQVNDVKDFLEDYVERNQEDFDEFSDVEDLYSTLPKEKVEALEDMVSLAPSSLVKGVASVSTSAVLSTKSSVATSSTQPTVSTSSQSTSQDQTEETVSQESNSESTPQTPPSKGGNLGPSVPVVPIAVSTGSVAASVPAETINSPVRPTVPTTAAAILSSATPRSAPESMPAVTSIPANLSSTLKDDDGMSFPPRRPSPAITEIGIGRGIARGLTSQTLGTAPISNVPVPGNGSVSALPAINDLSKRNLLNTDERINSGGLSQQLVSPLGNKVQPQQVPRTNDAISSDSASTNENPIIGGRVFSPPVVSGAQWRPQTAGAFQNQSETSQFRGRPEISADQREKYLQRYHQVQQQQGNLLNVSNIAGINQKQFPTQQPNPLLQQFNSQSSSISSQVNLGLGAQISDGGHVKSEEQQQSLAEDVGVESAATTGANKQTSEDDTKIPYPNPSAPAAENSQLPRETDLSPGQPLQPGMSSSGVGVIGRRSILDLGAIGDNLTGTSASSGHDQLYNLQMLEAAFHKLPQPKDSERAKNYVPRHPAVTPASYPQIQAPIVSNPTFWERIGSDTLATDMLFFAFYYQQNTYQQYLAAKELKKQSWRFHRRYNTWFQRHVEPQVTTDEYERGSYVYFDFHVTDDGSGWCQRIKNDFTFEYNYLEDELSVQTN comes from the exons ATGGGCGCCAGTCGGAAGCTGCAGGGCGAGATCGACCGTGTCCTCAAGAAGGTCCAGGAGGGTGTCGACGTCTTCGACAGCATCTGGAACAAG GTCTACGACACCGAGAATGCGAACCAGAAGGAGAAGTTCGAGGCGGACCTCAAGAAGGAGATCAAGAAGTTGCAGCGGTACCGGGACCAGATCAAGACGTGGATCCAATCCAGCGAGATCAAGGACAAGAAG GTTAGTGCCTCTTATGAGCAGGCTCTGATGGATGCCCGGAAGCAGATTGAACGAGAGATGGAACGGTTTAAAGTTTGTGAAAAGGAAACAAAAACCAAGGCCTTCTCAAAAGAAGGGTTAGGTCAGCAACCAAAAACT GATCCCAAAGAGAAGGCCAAAGCTGAAACGAGGGACTGGCTTAATAATGTG GTTAGTGATTTGGAAAGCCAGATTGATAACTTTGAAGCAGAGGTTGAAGGGCTTTCaattaaaaaaggaaaacaaagacCGCCTCGACTT GTACATTTAGAGAAGTCTATTACGCGACACAAAGCTCATATAAAGAAATTGGAGTCAATCTTGAGACTTTTGGATAACGATGAGTTGAGTCCTGAGCAAGTCAATGATGTTAAAGATTTTCTTGAAGACTATGTGGAACGTAATCag GAAGACTTTGATGAATTCAGTGATGTTGAGGATCTCTATAGCACATTGCCTAAGGAGAAGGTTGAAGCACTTGAAGACATGGTTTCACTTGCTCCTTCCAGTCTTGTGAAG GGTGTTGCTTCTGTTTCGACTAGTGCAGTTTTGAGCACGAAGAGTTCAGTTGCAACTTCATCGACTCAG CCTACTGTATCAACTTCTTCACaaagtacatcacaagatcaaaCAGAGGAGACGGTTTCACAAGAAAGTAATTCTGAATCTACACCACAAACACCACCTTCAAAAGGTGGAAATCTTGGACCTTCAGTGCCAGTTGTGCCCATTGCTGTCAGTACTGGTAGTGTGGCTGCTTCTGTCCCTGCAGAAACAATTAATTCCCCTGTGCGGCCTACTGTTCCTACCACAGCGGCTGCAATACTTTCTTCAGCTACTCCACGAAGTGCTCCAGAGAGTATGCCTGCTGTAACCTCAATTCCTGCTAACTTATCTAGCACCTTGAAGGATGATGACGGCATGAGTTTTCCTCCACGAAGACCATCTCCTGCCATTACTGAAATTGGAATTGGCAGGGGCATAGCTCGTGGACTAACTAGTCAGACGTTAGGTACAGCTCCCATAAGTAATGTTCCAGTTCCAGGGAATGGATCGGTTAGTGCACTTCCTGCAATAAATGACTTGTCCAAAAGAAATCTATTGAACACTGATGAGAGGATTAACAGTGGTGGTCTTTCTCAACAGTTGGTTTCGCCTCTTGGTAATAAAGTTCAACCACAGCAAGTTCCTAGGACTAATGATGCAATTAGCTCTGACTCTGCTAGTACAAATGAAAACCCTATTATTGGAGGAAGAGTGTTTTCTCCTCCAGTTGTTTCTGGTGCTCAATGGAGGCCCCAAACTGCTGGTGCATTTCAAAATCAAAGTGAAACT AGTCAATTTCGTGGAAGGCCTGAGATTTCTGCTGACCAAAGGGAGAAATACCTACAAAGATATCATCAAGTACAGCAGCAGCAAGGCAACCTTCTTAATGTTTCTAATATAGCTGGCATAAATCAGAAGCAATTTCCTACACAGCAGCCAAATCCTCTTCTGCAACAG TTTAACTCACAGAGTTCCTCTATATCCTCCCAAGTGAATCTCGGGCTTGGAGCTCAAATATCAG ATGGTGGGCATGTAAAAAGTGAAGAACAACAACAAAGTTTGGCTGAAGATGTTGGTGTTGAATCTGCTGCAACAACTGGAGCAAATAAACAAACAAGCGAAGATGACACAAAGATTCCTTATCCG AATCCTTCAGCACCTGCAGCTGAAAACAGCCAGCTGCCTAGGGAAACTGATCTATCACCTGGGCAGCCTTTGCAACCTGGAATGTCATCATCTGGTGTTGGTGTTATTGGGCGAAGAAGTATACTGGATCTTGGTGCAATCGGGGATAACCTCACTGGAACCTCTGCAAGTTCTGGTCACGATCAACTTTATAATTTGCAAATGCTTGAAGCTGCATTCCATAAGCTTCCACAACCCAAGGACTCGGAGCGTGCTAAAAATTATGTTCCG CGGCATCCTGCAGTCACCCCTGCTAGCTACCCCCAAATTCAGGCACCGATTGTATCAAATCCTACCTTTTGGGAAAGAATTGGTAGTGACACTTTGGCTACGGATATGCTGTTCTTTGCGTTCTACTATCAACAG AACACATACCAACAATACTTGGCTGCTAAAGAATTGAAGAAGCAATCATGGAGATTTCATAGGAGGTATAACACTTGGTTCCAGCGGCATGTGGAGCCACAAGTTACGACTGATGAGTATGAGCGAGGCTCCTATGTGTACTTTGATTTTCATGTCACCGATGATGGCTCAGGATG GTGCCAAAGAATCAAGAATGACTTCACATTTGAGTACAACTACCTTGAGGATGAGCTGTCAGTACAGACAAACTAG
- the LOC120689607 gene encoding general negative regulator of transcription subunit 3-like isoform X2: MGASRKLQGEIDRVLKKVQEGVDVFDSIWNKVYDTENANQKEKFEADLKKEIKKLQRYRDQIKTWIQSSEIKDKKALMDARKQIEREMERFKVCEKETKTKAFSKEGLGQQPKTDPKEKAKAETRDWLNNVVSDLESQIDNFEAEVEGLSIKKGKQRPPRLVHLEKSITRHKAHIKKLESILRLLDNDELSPEQVNDVKDFLEDYVERNQEDFDEFSDVEDLYSTLPKEKVEALEDMVSLAPSSLVKGVASVSTSAVLSTKSSVATSSTQPTVSTSSQSTSQDQTEETVSQESNSESTPQTPPSKGGNLGPSVPVVPIAVSTGSVAASVPAETINSPVRPTVPTTAAAILSSATPRSAPESMPAVTSIPANLSSTLKDDDGMSFPPRRPSPAITEIGIGRGIARGLTSQTLGTAPISNVPVPGNGSVSALPAINDLSKRNLLNTDERINSGGLSQQLVSPLGNKVQPQQVPRTNDAISSDSASTNENPIIGGRVFSPPVVSGAQWRPQTAGAFQNQSETSQFRGRPEISADQREKYLQRYHQVQQQQGNLLNVSNIAGINQKQFPTQQPNPLLQQFNSQSSSISSQVNLGLGAQISDGGHVKSEEQQQSLAEDVGVESAATTGANKQTSEDDTKIPYPNPSAPAAENSQLPRETDLSPGQPLQPGMSSSGVGVIGRRSILDLGAIGDNLTGTSASSGHDQLYNLQMLEAAFHKLPQPKDSERAKNYVPRHPAVTPASYPQIQAPIVSNPTFWERIGSDTLATDMLFFAFYYQQNTYQQYLAAKELKKQSWRFHRRYNTWFQRHVEPQVTTDEYERGSYVYFDFHVTDDGSGWCQRIKNDFTFEYNYLEDELSVQTN; encoded by the exons ATGGGCGCCAGTCGGAAGCTGCAGGGCGAGATCGACCGTGTCCTCAAGAAGGTCCAGGAGGGTGTCGACGTCTTCGACAGCATCTGGAACAAG GTCTACGACACCGAGAATGCGAACCAGAAGGAGAAGTTCGAGGCGGACCTCAAGAAGGAGATCAAGAAGTTGCAGCGGTACCGGGACCAGATCAAGACGTGGATCCAATCCAGCGAGATCAAGGACAAGAAG GCTCTGATGGATGCCCGGAAGCAGATTGAACGAGAGATGGAACGGTTTAAAGTTTGTGAAAAGGAAACAAAAACCAAGGCCTTCTCAAAAGAAGGGTTAGGTCAGCAACCAAAAACT GATCCCAAAGAGAAGGCCAAAGCTGAAACGAGGGACTGGCTTAATAATGTG GTTAGTGATTTGGAAAGCCAGATTGATAACTTTGAAGCAGAGGTTGAAGGGCTTTCaattaaaaaaggaaaacaaagacCGCCTCGACTT GTACATTTAGAGAAGTCTATTACGCGACACAAAGCTCATATAAAGAAATTGGAGTCAATCTTGAGACTTTTGGATAACGATGAGTTGAGTCCTGAGCAAGTCAATGATGTTAAAGATTTTCTTGAAGACTATGTGGAACGTAATCag GAAGACTTTGATGAATTCAGTGATGTTGAGGATCTCTATAGCACATTGCCTAAGGAGAAGGTTGAAGCACTTGAAGACATGGTTTCACTTGCTCCTTCCAGTCTTGTGAAG GGTGTTGCTTCTGTTTCGACTAGTGCAGTTTTGAGCACGAAGAGTTCAGTTGCAACTTCATCGACTCAG CCTACTGTATCAACTTCTTCACaaagtacatcacaagatcaaaCAGAGGAGACGGTTTCACAAGAAAGTAATTCTGAATCTACACCACAAACACCACCTTCAAAAGGTGGAAATCTTGGACCTTCAGTGCCAGTTGTGCCCATTGCTGTCAGTACTGGTAGTGTGGCTGCTTCTGTCCCTGCAGAAACAATTAATTCCCCTGTGCGGCCTACTGTTCCTACCACAGCGGCTGCAATACTTTCTTCAGCTACTCCACGAAGTGCTCCAGAGAGTATGCCTGCTGTAACCTCAATTCCTGCTAACTTATCTAGCACCTTGAAGGATGATGACGGCATGAGTTTTCCTCCACGAAGACCATCTCCTGCCATTACTGAAATTGGAATTGGCAGGGGCATAGCTCGTGGACTAACTAGTCAGACGTTAGGTACAGCTCCCATAAGTAATGTTCCAGTTCCAGGGAATGGATCGGTTAGTGCACTTCCTGCAATAAATGACTTGTCCAAAAGAAATCTATTGAACACTGATGAGAGGATTAACAGTGGTGGTCTTTCTCAACAGTTGGTTTCGCCTCTTGGTAATAAAGTTCAACCACAGCAAGTTCCTAGGACTAATGATGCAATTAGCTCTGACTCTGCTAGTACAAATGAAAACCCTATTATTGGAGGAAGAGTGTTTTCTCCTCCAGTTGTTTCTGGTGCTCAATGGAGGCCCCAAACTGCTGGTGCATTTCAAAATCAAAGTGAAACT AGTCAATTTCGTGGAAGGCCTGAGATTTCTGCTGACCAAAGGGAGAAATACCTACAAAGATATCATCAAGTACAGCAGCAGCAAGGCAACCTTCTTAATGTTTCTAATATAGCTGGCATAAATCAGAAGCAATTTCCTACACAGCAGCCAAATCCTCTTCTGCAACAG TTTAACTCACAGAGTTCCTCTATATCCTCCCAAGTGAATCTCGGGCTTGGAGCTCAAATATCAG ATGGTGGGCATGTAAAAAGTGAAGAACAACAACAAAGTTTGGCTGAAGATGTTGGTGTTGAATCTGCTGCAACAACTGGAGCAAATAAACAAACAAGCGAAGATGACACAAAGATTCCTTATCCG AATCCTTCAGCACCTGCAGCTGAAAACAGCCAGCTGCCTAGGGAAACTGATCTATCACCTGGGCAGCCTTTGCAACCTGGAATGTCATCATCTGGTGTTGGTGTTATTGGGCGAAGAAGTATACTGGATCTTGGTGCAATCGGGGATAACCTCACTGGAACCTCTGCAAGTTCTGGTCACGATCAACTTTATAATTTGCAAATGCTTGAAGCTGCATTCCATAAGCTTCCACAACCCAAGGACTCGGAGCGTGCTAAAAATTATGTTCCG CGGCATCCTGCAGTCACCCCTGCTAGCTACCCCCAAATTCAGGCACCGATTGTATCAAATCCTACCTTTTGGGAAAGAATTGGTAGTGACACTTTGGCTACGGATATGCTGTTCTTTGCGTTCTACTATCAACAG AACACATACCAACAATACTTGGCTGCTAAAGAATTGAAGAAGCAATCATGGAGATTTCATAGGAGGTATAACACTTGGTTCCAGCGGCATGTGGAGCCACAAGTTACGACTGATGAGTATGAGCGAGGCTCCTATGTGTACTTTGATTTTCATGTCACCGATGATGGCTCAGGATG GTGCCAAAGAATCAAGAATGACTTCACATTTGAGTACAACTACCTTGAGGATGAGCTGTCAGTACAGACAAACTAG
- the LOC120689607 gene encoding general negative regulator of transcription subunit 3-like isoform X4 produces MGASRKLQGEIDRVLKKVQEGVDVFDSIWNKVYDTENANQKEKFEADLKKEIKKLQRYRDQIKTWIQSSEIKDKKALMDARKQIEREMERFKVCEKETKTKAFSKEGLGQQPKTDPKEKAKAETRDWLNNVVSDLESQIDNFEAEVEGLSIKKGKQRPPRLVHLEKSITRHKAHIKKLESILRLLDNDELSPEQVNDVKDFLEDYVERNQEDFDEFSDVEDLYSTLPKEKVEALEDMVSLAPSSLVKGVASVSTSAVLSTKSSVATSSTQPTVSTSSQSTSQDQTEETVSQESNSESTPQTPPSKGGNLGPSVPVVPIAVSTGSVAASVPAETINSPVRPTVPTTAAAILSSATPRSAPESMPAVTSIPANLSSTLKDDDGMSFPPRRPSPAITEIGIGRGIARGLTSQTLGTAPISNVPVPGNGSLVSPLGNKVQPQQVPRTNDAISSDSASTNENPIIGGRVFSPPVVSGAQWRPQTAGAFQNQSETSQFRGRPEISADQREKYLQRYHQVQQQQGNLLNVSNIAGINQKQFPTQQPNPLLQQFNSQSSSISSQVNLGLGAQISDGGHVKSEEQQQSLAEDVGVESAATTGANKQTSEDDTKIPYPNPSAPAAENSQLPRETDLSPGQPLQPGMSSSGVGVIGRRSILDLGAIGDNLTGTSASSGHDQLYNLQMLEAAFHKLPQPKDSERAKNYVPRHPAVTPASYPQIQAPIVSNPTFWERIGSDTLATDMLFFAFYYQQNTYQQYLAAKELKKQSWRFHRRYNTWFQRHVEPQVTTDEYERGSYVYFDFHVTDDGSGWCQRIKNDFTFEYNYLEDELSVQTN; encoded by the exons ATGGGCGCCAGTCGGAAGCTGCAGGGCGAGATCGACCGTGTCCTCAAGAAGGTCCAGGAGGGTGTCGACGTCTTCGACAGCATCTGGAACAAG GTCTACGACACCGAGAATGCGAACCAGAAGGAGAAGTTCGAGGCGGACCTCAAGAAGGAGATCAAGAAGTTGCAGCGGTACCGGGACCAGATCAAGACGTGGATCCAATCCAGCGAGATCAAGGACAAGAAG GCTCTGATGGATGCCCGGAAGCAGATTGAACGAGAGATGGAACGGTTTAAAGTTTGTGAAAAGGAAACAAAAACCAAGGCCTTCTCAAAAGAAGGGTTAGGTCAGCAACCAAAAACT GATCCCAAAGAGAAGGCCAAAGCTGAAACGAGGGACTGGCTTAATAATGTG GTTAGTGATTTGGAAAGCCAGATTGATAACTTTGAAGCAGAGGTTGAAGGGCTTTCaattaaaaaaggaaaacaaagacCGCCTCGACTT GTACATTTAGAGAAGTCTATTACGCGACACAAAGCTCATATAAAGAAATTGGAGTCAATCTTGAGACTTTTGGATAACGATGAGTTGAGTCCTGAGCAAGTCAATGATGTTAAAGATTTTCTTGAAGACTATGTGGAACGTAATCag GAAGACTTTGATGAATTCAGTGATGTTGAGGATCTCTATAGCACATTGCCTAAGGAGAAGGTTGAAGCACTTGAAGACATGGTTTCACTTGCTCCTTCCAGTCTTGTGAAG GGTGTTGCTTCTGTTTCGACTAGTGCAGTTTTGAGCACGAAGAGTTCAGTTGCAACTTCATCGACTCAG CCTACTGTATCAACTTCTTCACaaagtacatcacaagatcaaaCAGAGGAGACGGTTTCACAAGAAAGTAATTCTGAATCTACACCACAAACACCACCTTCAAAAGGTGGAAATCTTGGACCTTCAGTGCCAGTTGTGCCCATTGCTGTCAGTACTGGTAGTGTGGCTGCTTCTGTCCCTGCAGAAACAATTAATTCCCCTGTGCGGCCTACTGTTCCTACCACAGCGGCTGCAATACTTTCTTCAGCTACTCCACGAAGTGCTCCAGAGAGTATGCCTGCTGTAACCTCAATTCCTGCTAACTTATCTAGCACCTTGAAGGATGATGACGGCATGAGTTTTCCTCCACGAAGACCATCTCCTGCCATTACTGAAATTGGAATTGGCAGGGGCATAGCTCGTGGACTAACTAGTCAGACGTTAGGTACAGCTCCCATAAGTAATGTTCCAGTTCCAGGGAATGGATCG TTGGTTTCGCCTCTTGGTAATAAAGTTCAACCACAGCAAGTTCCTAGGACTAATGATGCAATTAGCTCTGACTCTGCTAGTACAAATGAAAACCCTATTATTGGAGGAAGAGTGTTTTCTCCTCCAGTTGTTTCTGGTGCTCAATGGAGGCCCCAAACTGCTGGTGCATTTCAAAATCAAAGTGAAACT AGTCAATTTCGTGGAAGGCCTGAGATTTCTGCTGACCAAAGGGAGAAATACCTACAAAGATATCATCAAGTACAGCAGCAGCAAGGCAACCTTCTTAATGTTTCTAATATAGCTGGCATAAATCAGAAGCAATTTCCTACACAGCAGCCAAATCCTCTTCTGCAACAG TTTAACTCACAGAGTTCCTCTATATCCTCCCAAGTGAATCTCGGGCTTGGAGCTCAAATATCAG ATGGTGGGCATGTAAAAAGTGAAGAACAACAACAAAGTTTGGCTGAAGATGTTGGTGTTGAATCTGCTGCAACAACTGGAGCAAATAAACAAACAAGCGAAGATGACACAAAGATTCCTTATCCG AATCCTTCAGCACCTGCAGCTGAAAACAGCCAGCTGCCTAGGGAAACTGATCTATCACCTGGGCAGCCTTTGCAACCTGGAATGTCATCATCTGGTGTTGGTGTTATTGGGCGAAGAAGTATACTGGATCTTGGTGCAATCGGGGATAACCTCACTGGAACCTCTGCAAGTTCTGGTCACGATCAACTTTATAATTTGCAAATGCTTGAAGCTGCATTCCATAAGCTTCCACAACCCAAGGACTCGGAGCGTGCTAAAAATTATGTTCCG CGGCATCCTGCAGTCACCCCTGCTAGCTACCCCCAAATTCAGGCACCGATTGTATCAAATCCTACCTTTTGGGAAAGAATTGGTAGTGACACTTTGGCTACGGATATGCTGTTCTTTGCGTTCTACTATCAACAG AACACATACCAACAATACTTGGCTGCTAAAGAATTGAAGAAGCAATCATGGAGATTTCATAGGAGGTATAACACTTGGTTCCAGCGGCATGTGGAGCCACAAGTTACGACTGATGAGTATGAGCGAGGCTCCTATGTGTACTTTGATTTTCATGTCACCGATGATGGCTCAGGATG GTGCCAAAGAATCAAGAATGACTTCACATTTGAGTACAACTACCTTGAGGATGAGCTGTCAGTACAGACAAACTAG